In Gymnogyps californianus isolate 813 chromosome 1, ASM1813914v2, whole genome shotgun sequence, the following are encoded in one genomic region:
- the LOC127026758 gene encoding claudin-8-like, producing the protein MVGGALQIAGLLVGGIGMIGTFAVTGMPQWRVSAFIENNIIVFETIWEGLWMHCIRQANIRMQCKVYDSVLALSPDLQASRGLMCAGSVLSFLAFMVAIIGMKCTRCVQSSWQAKGYIILTAGLLFILSGAVELIPVCWVANTIISEFYNPMVNVAQKRELGEALYLGWVAAFCLIAAGAIFCCFCRCCEKTRSYGYSAPTHYSTHSQHLHRKTESSYSKSQYV; encoded by the coding sequence ATGGTCGGTGGTGCTTTGCAGATTGCTGGGCTGCTTGTTGGTGGCATTGGCATGATCGGGACGTTTGCTGTCACGGGCATGCCTCAGTGGAGGGTGTCTGCCTTCATCGAGAACAACATCATCGTGTTTGAGACCATTTGGGAAGGCCTGTGGATGCACTGCATCAGGCAAGCCAACATCAGGATGCAGTGCAAGGTCTATGACTCCGTGCTGGCCCTCTCACCGGACCTGCAGGCATCCAGAGGGCTGATGTGTGCTGGGTCAGTGCTCTCCTTCCTCGCTTTCATGGTTGCCATTATTGGGATGAAGTGCACACGGTGcgtgcagagcagctggcaaGCCAAGGGCTACATTATTCTGACGGCTGGGCTCCTCTTCATCCTCTCTGGTGCAGTCGAGCTCATTCCAGTCTGCTGGGTTGCCAACACCATCATCAGCGAGTTCTACAACCCTATGGTCAACGTTGCACAGAAAAGGGAGCTTGGAGAGGCCCTCTACCTGGGCTGGGTAGCTGCCTTCTGCCTCATTGCTGCCGGAGCCATATTCTGTTGCTTTTGCCGCTGCTGTGAGAAAACCAGAAGCTACGGATACTCTGCACCAACCCACTACTCCACTCACAGCCAGCATTTGCACAGGAAGACTGAAAGCTCATACTCCAAAAGTCAGTACGTCTAG
- the LOC127028313 gene encoding claudin-8-like, whose product MACCVLQITGLILGGVGMVGTLAATVMPQWRVSAYIDSNIVVFETIWEGLWMDCVSQLGIRLQCKPYDSVLALPPPLEAFRALMCIAVVLSIISFLMAIVGVKYTHRTKEDPQGISIFILAAGLAFLLTGILVLIPVSWTGGSIIRDFYDPKVPVPLKRELGAALYVGWVSTALLIAAGAMYCGFWCWADTSSKSRYPSLSRHRLRKPDFAGGPSLSVHAYV is encoded by the coding sequence aTGGCTTGCTGTGTGTTACAAATCACTGGTCTAATACTTGGAGGTGTTGGCATGGTTGGGACTTTGGCAGCCACAGTTATGCCGCAGTGGAGAGTTTCTGCCTACATTGACAGCAACATCGTGGTGTTTGAGACCATCTGGGAAGGACTGTGGATGGACTGCGTCAGTCAGCTGGGCATCAGGCTGCAGTGCAAACCCTACGACTCTGTCCTGGCTCTCCCCCCACCCTTGGAGGCATTCAGAGCCCTCATGTGCATTGCAGTGGTCCTGTCAATCATTTCCTTTTTGATGGCCATTGTTGGTGTGAAGTACACTCACAGGACCAAGGAGGATCCCCAGGGCATCAGTATCTTCATACTGGCAGCTGGACTTGCCTTTCTCCTGACGGGCATCCTTGTTCTGATCCCTGTGTCTTGGACTGGAGGTAGCATCATTCGTGACTTCTATGATCCGAAAGTCCCTGTACCACTGAAACGAGAACTAGGAGCTGCGCTCTATGTGGGCTGGGTGAGCACTGCCCTTCTCATCGCTGCGGGAGCAATGTACTGTGGCTTCTGGTGCTGGGCTGATACATCCTCAAAATCCAGGTATCCATCGCTTTCCCGTCACAGATTGCGGAAACCTGACTTTGCAGGAGGGCCATCCCTAAGCGTGCATGCCTATGTGTAG